In Alteracholeplasma palmae J233, a single genomic region encodes these proteins:
- the dnaA gene encoding chromosomal replication initiator protein DnaA — protein MNIYDDLWNKILKDLEYIYSEEVYNEIFAPIKSTHKFQNGLIFIIVESEFIKNRISRMYMPKINELATKHFDQAVRFKFVTAQDLISEDSPKDRVLTINTYRPGNLNNAYSFDNFVVGKSNTFAFRMAMKVADQPGVVANPFYIFGDVGLGKTHLMQAIGNYILDNDVNQRVLYVKADGFIEDFTNLLRKEKMDDFNHKYRDIDVLLVDDIQIMAGANRTQMEFFKLFDYLYLNNKQIIITSDKPASELKNIMSRLTSRFEAGLTVDIQVPDLDHRLTILKRKLSSFDPNNDVSDDVLEFIASSFVTNIREMEGALIRLLSYASACNLDITLDVAYEALDPLLKTKKRSNNLNENNYDKIQSVVSEFYNISLQDLIGKKRHSKYTLPRHIAMYLIKLKYNIPYKTIGTLFSDRDHSTVLAACEKIENELRQDANLKIAVDTIVKKVDA, from the coding sequence ATGAACATTTATGATGATTTGTGGAATAAGATTTTAAAAGATCTTGAGTACATCTATAGTGAAGAAGTTTATAATGAAATATTCGCTCCTATAAAGTCTACTCATAAATTCCAAAATGGTCTTATATTTATAATTGTAGAATCTGAATTTATTAAAAACAGAATTTCAAGAATGTATATGCCTAAAATTAATGAACTCGCAACAAAACACTTTGATCAAGCAGTAAGATTTAAATTTGTAACTGCTCAAGACTTAATTAGTGAAGACTCACCAAAAGATAGAGTTCTGACAATTAACACCTACCGTCCTGGTAATTTAAATAATGCTTACTCGTTTGATAATTTCGTTGTTGGTAAGAGTAACACTTTCGCCTTTAGAATGGCTATGAAAGTAGCAGATCAACCAGGCGTAGTAGCTAACCCTTTCTATATTTTTGGGGATGTAGGTTTAGGTAAAACCCACTTAATGCAAGCAATCGGTAATTACATTCTAGATAACGATGTTAACCAGCGTGTTTTATATGTAAAAGCTGATGGTTTTATAGAAGATTTTACCAATCTTTTAAGAAAAGAAAAAATGGATGATTTCAATCATAAATATAGAGATATAGATGTCCTATTAGTAGATGATATTCAAATAATGGCTGGGGCAAACCGGACACAGATGGAGTTTTTCAAACTTTTTGACTACTTGTATCTGAATAATAAGCAAATTATTATTACAAGTGATAAACCTGCTTCTGAACTTAAAAACATTATGTCCAGATTAACTTCTAGATTTGAAGCTGGATTAACAGTTGATATCCAAGTTCCTGATCTTGACCATCGATTAACTATTTTAAAAAGAAAACTGAGCTCTTTTGACCCTAATAACGATGTTAGTGATGATGTTTTAGAATTTATTGCCTCATCTTTTGTTACTAATATCCGTGAAATGGAAGGCGCTTTAATTAGACTTTTAAGCTATGCCTCTGCTTGTAACCTTGATATTACATTAGATGTGGCTTATGAAGCTTTAGATCCTTTATTAAAAACTAAAAAACGCAGTAATAACTTAAATGAAAACAACTATGATAAAATACAAAGTGTTGTAAGTGAATTCTACAATATCAGTCTTCAAGATTTAATTGGTAAAAAAAGACACTCTAAATATACTTTACCTAGACATATTGCCATGTATCTAATTAAATTAAAGTATAATATACCTTATAAAACAATTGGAACCTTATTTAGTGATAGAGACCACTCAACTGTTTTAGCAGCTTGCGAAAAG